In a single window of the Helicobacter felis ATCC 49179 genome:
- a CDS encoding PAS domain-containing protein, whose translation MIRLLLLALLLLNLQGKEPPSHKDTPFLKAFEALHDYMRKSFIAIYDDLKNPPDNPVLLTDLTQTIGDYTDASIPLAKAVAKQVPLFQEFKPKNKREELFLAHVKDMAMLHVLDILDIFSANIVLEAKLDDVMYIPDASPTEDARTFLNATAWIYAPLFNAHKAGLDVIAYLQQLHRIFSKKQVSFGNIIDFNRARLQDLMKRLQDLMKKNFKNIVPYKPFRERLAEDMRNACCSTNNIFDELFQGTSGDYRYWVSIVLNTIFDLGQTPSIMASVFGQGAIHDNIQHLDPEHLSDLFISRVIPLNRNAPFYNRLKNDNPKILKDTLKDHPTMCLNPKYLSPKSQQTCQQLFQEQTYNAKDIQEQLHLVRLISIDNAPCVYLNSKDKLQSFKSDNAICMALQKHLEKGA comes from the coding sequence ATGATCCGCTTGCTTCTCTTAGCTCTCTTACTCTTAAATCTGCAAGGCAAAGAGCCCCCAAGCCATAAAGACACCCCATTTCTCAAGGCATTTGAGGCACTTCATGACTACATGCGAAAATCCTTTATTGCGATATATGATGATCTAAAAAACCCGCCTGACAATCCAGTTCTCTTAACCGATCTGACTCAGACTATAGGAGATTACACAGATGCCTCCATCCCTCTAGCCAAAGCTGTAGCCAAGCAAGTCCCCTTATTTCAAGAGTTTAAGCCTAAAAACAAAAGAGAAGAGCTTTTCTTAGCCCATGTTAAGGATATGGCAATGCTCCATGTCCTAGACATTCTAGACATATTCTCTGCAAATATTGTTCTTGAGGCAAAACTCGATGATGTCATGTATATCCCAGACGCATCACCTACAGAAGATGCCCGCACATTTTTAAACGCCACCGCATGGATCTATGCCCCGCTTTTCAACGCCCACAAGGCTGGGCTAGATGTGATTGCCTATCTCCAACAACTCCATCGTATCTTTTCTAAAAAGCAGGTTAGTTTTGGAAATATCATTGACTTTAATCGAGCAAGACTTCAAGACTTAATGAAAAGACTTCAAGACTTGATGAAAAAAAATTTCAAAAACATTGTTCCCTATAAACCTTTTAGAGAACGCTTAGCTGAAGATATGCGTAACGCATGTTGCAGTACTAACAACATCTTTGATGAACTCTTTCAGGGAACATCTGGAGACTACAGGTATTGGGTCTCTATAGTTTTAAACACCATCTTTGATTTAGGGCAAACTCCATCTATCATGGCTAGTGTTTTTGGTCAAGGGGCAATACATGACAACATCCAACACCTAGACCCCGAACACCTTTCTGATCTCTTCATATCACGGGTGATCCCCTTAAATCGTAACGCCCCTTTTTACAACCGCTTAAAAAATGACAACCCCAAGATTTTAAAAGACACGCTCAAAGACCACCCCACCATGTGTTTAAACCCCAAATACTTAAGCCCCAAATCCCAGCAAACCTGCCAACAACTCTTTCAAGAGCAAACCTACAACGCTAAAGACATTCAAGAACAATTACACCTTGTGCGTTTGATTTCCATTGACAACGCGCCCTGTGTGTATCTTAACTCTAAGGACAAGCTCCAAAGCTTTAAGTCTGACAACGCGATTTGTATGGCGTTGCAAAAACATTTAGAAAAAGGAGCTTAA